The following coding sequences are from one Deinococcus apachensis DSM 19763 window:
- a CDS encoding helix-turn-helix transcriptional regulator codes for MPLARLLNEESFGYAGESASGALSMKTMRGTAHYRTGDARHRVGGEQALLLNDGTPYRVEVEPGTRSFCVFLNPGVLNLAPLAEDAGTHLRFLERTLTPPPPVWTLLETLRTRHEARTLDPLALDTLALRLLDLLVGEDREAWRAADELPALSPARRAELARRLFLARDTLDALALGPVGLGDAARASGLSPAHMARGYARLFGETPLATVTRRRMAEARRLLKEEDLPVAEVTWRVGYTSVTTFTAAYARWHGQTPGRARRIGEVEDGRRH; via the coding sequence ATGCCGCTCGCCCGCCTGCTGAACGAGGAATCGTTCGGGTACGCGGGCGAGTCGGCGTCCGGGGCGCTGTCCATGAAGACGATGCGTGGCACGGCGCACTACCGGACCGGGGACGCCCGGCACCGCGTTGGCGGCGAGCAGGCACTGCTCCTGAATGACGGCACCCCCTACCGGGTGGAGGTCGAGCCCGGCACGCGGTCCTTCTGCGTCTTCCTGAACCCGGGTGTCCTGAACCTCGCCCCGCTGGCCGAGGACGCGGGGACTCACCTGCGCTTTCTGGAACGGACGCTGACCCCGCCCCCGCCTGTCTGGACGCTGCTGGAGACGCTGCGGACCCGGCATGAGGCCCGCACGCTGGACCCCCTCGCGCTCGACACCCTGGCCCTGCGGCTGCTCGATCTGCTGGTGGGCGAGGACCGGGAGGCGTGGCGGGCGGCGGACGAGCTTCCGGCCCTTTCCCCCGCGAGGCGGGCCGAACTCGCGCGGCGGCTCTTCCTGGCTCGGGATACGCTCGACGCCCTCGCCCTCGGCCCGGTGGGGCTGGGGGACGCGGCGCGGGCGAGCGGGCTGAGCCCGGCCCACATGGCCCGCGGCTACGCCCGGCTCTTCGGGGAGACGCCCCTCGCCACCGTCACCCGCCGCCGCATGGCCGAGGCGCGCCGGTTGCTGAAAGAGGAGGACTTGCCCGTGGCGGAGGTCACCTGGCGGGTCGGCTACACAAGCGTGACGACCTTCACGGCGGCCTACGCCCGCTGGCACGGCCAGACCCCGGGCCGGGCGCGCAGGATTGGAGAAGTCGAGGACGGACGGCGCCACTAG
- a CDS encoding ankyrin repeat domain-containing protein → MTSDATNDLFAAIHANNLEGVRLLVSAQLELLEAVSPTGLSPVLFATYYGRPEIMRFLIGAGAPLSVFEAAATGELAPLLDHLQANADLVNATSPDGFSPLGLAAFFGREEVATELLARGADVNRPSTNAMHVQPLHSAAAGNHTALALRLLAAGADVNAAQHGGFTPLMSAAQNGNVALVEALLAAGADPAATTGDGRNAAALAREEGHAAVLEILSGTTQDAEGTRNAPLSPTRETGA, encoded by the coding sequence ATGACCAGCGACGCCACCAACGATCTTTTCGCCGCCATTCACGCGAACAATCTGGAGGGGGTGCGCCTCCTGGTCTCGGCCCAGCTGGAGTTGCTGGAGGCCGTCAGCCCCACCGGCCTCTCCCCGGTCCTGTTCGCCACGTATTACGGGCGCCCGGAGATCATGCGTTTCCTGATCGGGGCGGGAGCGCCGCTCAGCGTGTTTGAGGCCGCCGCGACGGGAGAACTGGCCCCACTGCTTGATCATCTGCAGGCTAATGCTGACCTCGTGAACGCCACCAGCCCGGATGGCTTCAGCCCGCTCGGCCTGGCCGCCTTCTTCGGGCGGGAGGAGGTCGCCACCGAACTTCTCGCTCGCGGAGCCGACGTGAACCGGCCCAGCACGAACGCCATGCACGTCCAACCCCTCCACTCTGCCGCCGCGGGCAACCACACGGCCCTGGCCCTGCGGCTGCTGGCAGCGGGGGCAGATGTGAACGCGGCCCAGCACGGCGGCTTTACCCCGCTGATGAGCGCGGCGCAGAACGGAAATGTGGCGCTGGTGGAGGCGCTCCTCGCGGCGGGGGCTGACCCGGCAGCGACCACCGGGGACGGGCGGAACGCGGCGGCCCTGGCCCGCGAGGAGGGCCACGCGGCGGTGCTGGAGATTCTGAGCGGGACGACCCAGGACGCTGAAGGAACCCGGAATGCGCCGCTCTCCCCCACGCGGGAGACTGGAGCATGA
- the aceF gene encoding dihydrolipoyllysine-residue acetyltransferase: protein MPTELKLPDVGDNIEQGTVVTVLVKPGDSVAEGQPIIEIETDKAVVEVPATSGGTVEAVGVKVGDTVPVGGTILTLAGGGDTASTASNTGQEQTPSPGMPAAEPDSPTVADDPGTANRVAQAQVESQKVQAGTSDGSGVASAPAQPGTSTGGAQVTLPDVGDNIEQGTVVTVLVKAGDTISEGQPVIEIETDKAVVEVPANASGTVQDVAVKVGDTVKVGGVILTLGGGQQPAASAQPSAAPQPQPSQPAPAPTSQDNFPVDTLSTQRPTAPRETQLTPQEAQPATQVPGAQRPYNTQAYDNRLLIPAAPSVRRLARELHVDIHDVHGTGIAGRISEEDVRRTAGTPSVQAPAAQPTPAAAPTPTPAPAATPAAAPLPNFERWGTVRREDMSGIRKATVRSMTQSWTTIPMVTHFDKADVTRMEETRKQFGARVEKAGGKLTMTHILMKVVANALRKYPKFGASLDLENQQVIYKDYVNLGVAVDTPQGLLVPVLKDADRKSITEIVLELNELAGKARERKLKPDEMQGATFTISNLGGIGGYGFTPIVNAPEVAILGVSRGGFEPVWNKETGSFEPRNMLPLSLTYDHRLIDGADAARFLRYICEALEDPFLISL, encoded by the coding sequence ATGCCCACTGAACTGAAACTCCCCGACGTGGGGGACAACATCGAGCAGGGAACAGTCGTCACCGTGCTCGTCAAGCCCGGCGACAGCGTGGCCGAGGGCCAACCCATCATTGAGATCGAGACGGACAAGGCCGTGGTCGAGGTGCCCGCCACGAGTGGTGGCACGGTCGAGGCCGTGGGAGTCAAGGTGGGTGACACTGTGCCCGTGGGCGGAACGATCCTGACGCTGGCGGGGGGTGGGGACACGGCCTCCACCGCCTCCAACACCGGCCAGGAGCAGACGCCCTCGCCCGGGATGCCCGCGGCTGAGCCCGACAGCCCGACGGTGGCCGACGATCCGGGAACCGCCAACCGGGTCGCCCAGGCCCAGGTGGAGTCCCAGAAGGTGCAGGCGGGAACCTCCGACGGAAGCGGCGTGGCGTCCGCTCCTGCCCAGCCGGGCACCTCGACGGGCGGCGCCCAGGTCACCCTCCCCGACGTAGGGGACAACATCGAGCAGGGAACGGTCGTCACGGTGCTCGTGAAGGCTGGCGACACGATCAGCGAGGGCCAGCCCGTCATCGAGATCGAGACGGACAAGGCGGTCGTCGAGGTTCCGGCGAACGCCTCGGGCACCGTGCAGGACGTGGCGGTGAAGGTGGGCGACACGGTGAAGGTCGGCGGCGTGATTCTGACGCTCGGCGGTGGACAGCAGCCAGCGGCGAGCGCCCAGCCCAGCGCGGCTCCGCAACCTCAGCCGTCCCAGCCCGCCCCGGCTCCCACTTCGCAGGACAACTTCCCGGTCGATACTCTGTCCACCCAGCGGCCCACCGCGCCACGTGAGACGCAACTCACCCCGCAGGAGGCGCAGCCCGCGACCCAGGTGCCGGGTGCCCAGCGGCCGTACAACACCCAGGCGTATGACAACCGCCTGCTGATCCCCGCTGCGCCGAGCGTGCGTCGCCTGGCCCGCGAACTGCATGTGGACATCCACGACGTGCACGGCACCGGGATCGCCGGACGCATCAGCGAGGAAGATGTGCGCCGGACGGCGGGCACACCGAGCGTGCAGGCCCCGGCGGCCCAACCCACGCCCGCCGCTGCCCCCACCCCGACTCCGGCCCCTGCCGCCACCCCGGCTGCCGCCCCCCTCCCCAACTTCGAGCGATGGGGTACGGTGCGCCGCGAGGACATGAGCGGCATCCGCAAGGCGACGGTGCGCTCCATGACCCAGTCGTGGACGACCATTCCCATGGTCACGCACTTCGACAAGGCGGACGTGACCCGGATGGAGGAGACGCGCAAGCAATTCGGTGCCCGGGTCGAGAAGGCGGGCGGCAAGCTCACCATGACCCACATCCTGATGAAGGTCGTGGCCAATGCCCTGCGGAAGTACCCCAAGTTCGGCGCCTCGCTCGACCTGGAAAACCAGCAGGTCATCTACAAGGACTACGTGAACCTGGGCGTGGCAGTCGATACGCCGCAAGGCCTCCTGGTGCCCGTGCTCAAGGACGCCGACCGCAAGAGCATCACCGAGATCGTGCTGGAGCTGAACGAACTGGCGGGCAAGGCGCGCGAGCGCAAACTCAAGCCCGACGAGATGCAGGGGGCGACCTTCACCATCTCCAACCTCGGCGGCATCGGCGGGTACGGCTTCACACCCATCGTGAACGCGCCGGAAGTCGCCATCCTGGGCGTCTCGCGTGGCGGCTTCGAGCCCGTCTGGAACAAGGAGACGGGGAGCTTCGAGCCGCGCAACATGCTGCCCCTGAGCCTGACCTACGATCACCGCCTGATCGACGGTGCGGACGCCGCGCGCTTCCTCCGGTACATCTGCGAGGCGTTGGAGGACCCCTTCCTGATCTCGCTGTAA
- the aceE gene encoding pyruvate dehydrogenase (acetyl-transferring), homodimeric type encodes MTKMPPRAELPPQDREKLNSVETQEWLDSLAYVLSHAGDDRAAQLLEELDHYAYFHGAPILFKQNTPYINSIDVDQQPEYPGNLELERKIRNAIRWNAVAMVVKANKKSDGIGGHLATYASSAELYEVGFNHFFRGHGAGQDRDLIFFQGHASPGIYARSFLEGRFSEAQLNNFRRELSPDGPGLSSYPHPWLMPHYWEFPTVSMGLGPIQAIYQARFIKYLENRGLKPKGNAKVWAFLGDGEMDEPQSVGALRFAAYENLDNIVFVLNANLQRLDGPVRANSKVIQEFEALFRGAGWNVIKVVWDSKWDELLARDYNGEIVKRFEALVDGESQRYAAFGGKELREKFFNTPELQKLIEGWTDADLELLNRGGHDVRKVYAAYKAATEHTGSPTVIIARTVKGYGLGETAQARNVAHQVKKLEFGALKNLRDLLELPLTDDQVEHLDFYNPGPDSPEIKYMLERRQALGGFVPERIVDYPRPTVPTGEFYEEFAAGSKGRAVSTTMAAVQIMSKLLRDKEIGKLIVPIVPDEARTFGMDALVPRIGIYSPRGQTYQPVDFGSLMAYKESTDGQMLEEGITEDGAMASWIAAATSYANHGVPTIPFYVFYSMFGMQRIGDLVWAAGDQRARGFLFGATAGRTTLAGEGLQHQDGNSLLQAYVVPTLKVYDPAFAYELAVIVEHGIQRMYVDDIEEFYYVTIDNENEVQPPMPEGRSHDEIREGIIRGMYRFQASENTKAKLRAQLLASGPAMGAALEAVKMLEGYGVAADVWSVTSYKELHQDALLTQRRNMLHPTEEPKVSYVASQLDEKNAPGVLVSVSDYVKLGADGLNGHLSRKVWTLGTDGWGRSEAREELRDFFEVDARHVVLATLYALQRDGKVKGDVVAKAIADLGIDPEREAPVLR; translated from the coding sequence ATGACGAAGATGCCCCCGCGTGCCGAATTGCCGCCGCAGGACCGGGAGAAGCTCAACAGCGTGGAGACCCAGGAGTGGCTCGACTCGCTCGCCTACGTGCTATCGCATGCGGGCGACGACCGTGCCGCGCAGCTTCTGGAGGAGCTGGACCACTACGCCTACTTCCACGGCGCCCCGATCCTCTTCAAGCAGAACACGCCGTACATCAACTCCATTGACGTGGACCAGCAGCCCGAGTACCCCGGCAACCTGGAGCTGGAGCGCAAGATCCGCAACGCGATCCGCTGGAACGCCGTGGCGATGGTCGTCAAGGCGAACAAGAAGAGTGACGGCATCGGCGGGCACCTCGCTACCTACGCGAGCAGCGCCGAACTGTACGAGGTGGGCTTCAACCACTTCTTCCGGGGGCACGGGGCGGGGCAGGACCGCGACCTGATCTTCTTCCAGGGGCACGCGAGCCCCGGCATCTATGCGCGCTCCTTCCTGGAGGGGCGTTTCAGCGAGGCGCAGCTCAACAACTTCCGGCGCGAGCTGAGCCCGGACGGTCCCGGCCTGAGCAGCTACCCACACCCCTGGCTGATGCCGCATTACTGGGAGTTCCCGACGGTGAGCATGGGTCTGGGACCCATCCAGGCGATCTACCAGGCCCGCTTTATCAAGTACCTGGAGAACCGGGGCCTGAAGCCGAAAGGGAACGCCAAGGTCTGGGCCTTCCTGGGCGACGGTGAGATGGACGAGCCGCAGTCAGTGGGGGCCCTCAGATTCGCTGCCTACGAGAACCTTGACAACATCGTGTTCGTGCTGAACGCGAACCTTCAGCGGCTGGACGGCCCGGTGCGCGCCAATTCCAAGGTGATTCAGGAGTTCGAGGCGCTGTTCCGCGGCGCGGGCTGGAACGTCATCAAGGTCGTGTGGGACTCGAAGTGGGACGAGCTGCTGGCCCGCGATTACAACGGCGAGATCGTCAAGCGCTTCGAGGCGCTGGTGGACGGCGAGTCGCAGCGGTACGCGGCCTTCGGTGGCAAGGAGCTGCGCGAGAAGTTTTTCAACACGCCGGAACTCCAGAAGCTCATCGAGGGCTGGACGGACGCAGACCTCGAACTCCTCAACCGCGGCGGGCATGATGTGCGGAAGGTTTACGCGGCCTACAAGGCGGCCACTGAACATACGGGCAGCCCGACCGTCATCATCGCCCGCACGGTGAAGGGCTACGGCCTGGGCGAGACGGCGCAGGCGCGCAACGTGGCCCACCAGGTCAAGAAGCTGGAGTTCGGGGCGCTGAAGAACCTGCGTGACCTGCTGGAGCTGCCGCTCACCGACGATCAGGTCGAGCACCTAGACTTCTACAACCCTGGCCCCGACTCGCCCGAGATCAAGTACATGCTCGAACGGCGCCAGGCACTCGGCGGCTTCGTGCCCGAGCGAATCGTGGACTACCCCCGTCCCACCGTCCCGACCGGTGAGTTCTACGAGGAGTTCGCGGCGGGCAGCAAGGGCCGAGCGGTGAGCACCACGATGGCCGCCGTGCAGATCATGAGCAAGCTGCTGCGTGACAAGGAGATCGGCAAGCTGATCGTCCCCATTGTGCCCGACGAGGCGCGGACCTTCGGCATGGACGCGCTCGTGCCCCGCATCGGCATTTACTCGCCGCGCGGGCAGACCTACCAGCCGGTCGACTTCGGCTCGCTGATGGCCTACAAGGAGAGTACCGACGGGCAGATGCTCGAAGAGGGCATCACGGAAGACGGCGCGATGGCCTCGTGGATCGCCGCCGCGACGAGCTACGCGAACCACGGCGTGCCGACCATCCCCTTCTACGTCTTCTACTCCATGTTCGGCATGCAGCGCATCGGTGACCTGGTGTGGGCGGCCGGGGACCAGCGGGCGCGCGGCTTCCTCTTCGGGGCGACGGCAGGCCGCACGACGCTGGCGGGCGAGGGCCTCCAGCACCAGGATGGCAACTCTCTTCTCCAGGCGTATGTGGTGCCCACCCTGAAGGTGTACGACCCGGCCTTCGCGTACGAACTCGCGGTGATCGTGGAACACGGCATTCAGCGGATGTACGTGGACGACATCGAGGAGTTCTACTACGTCACCATCGACAACGAGAACGAGGTCCAGCCCCCCATGCCGGAGGGCCGCAGCCACGACGAGATCCGGGAGGGGATCATCCGGGGCATGTACCGCTTCCAGGCGAGTGAGAACACGAAGGCCAAGCTCCGGGCGCAGCTCCTCGCCAGTGGCCCCGCCATGGGGGCAGCGCTGGAGGCCGTGAAGATGCTGGAGGGCTACGGCGTGGCGGCGGACGTGTGGTCGGTCACGAGCTACAAGGAACTCCACCAGGACGCCCTGCTGACCCAGCGGCGCAATATGCTGCACCCCACCGAGGAGCCGAAGGTCAGCTACGTCGCCTCGCAACTGGACGAGAAGAACGCGCCCGGCGTGCTGGTCTCGGTCAGCGACTACGTGAAGCTCGGGGCGGACGGGCTGAACGGGCACCTGAGCCGCAAGGTCTGGACGCTTGGCACGGACGGCTGGGGCCGCTCGGAGGCCCGCGAGGAACTGCGCGACTTCTTCGAGGTGGACGCGCGGCATGTGGTCCTCGCCACCCTGTACGCCCTTCAGCGCGACGGGAAGGTGAAAGGGGACGTGGTGGCGAAGGCCATTGCGGACCTGGGCATCGACCCGGAGCGGGAAGCGCCGGTCCTGCGTTAA
- a CDS encoding dihydrofolate reductase family protein, with protein sequence MRKVVFHAQSTLNGRIANTQGTFWTPFPWGEAESAAFNRHFRAADTWVLGRVMYEAIVPWWDEVAWGTPPNDAADLSPPDLEFAALQQAMQKVVFSRTLPDAEDRTVIRRDPAGYLLALKQQPGGPIFLSCGPALLAELAAMPGLIDEYLLAVHPAVLSEGPRLFDGLSRDLALRLLGAEVFEAGAVLLHYGVEAS encoded by the coding sequence ATGCGAAAAGTCGTGTTCCACGCCCAAAGCACCCTGAACGGCCGCATTGCCAACACGCAGGGAACGTTCTGGACCCCCTTCCCCTGGGGCGAGGCAGAGTCGGCGGCCTTCAACCGACATTTCCGCGCGGCCGATACCTGGGTCCTGGGACGAGTGATGTACGAGGCCATCGTGCCCTGGTGGGACGAGGTCGCCTGGGGAACGCCACCCAACGACGCGGCCGACCTTTCACCCCCCGACCTGGAGTTCGCCGCCCTGCAACAGGCGATGCAGAAGGTGGTGTTCTCCAGAACCCTGCCCGACGCCGAGGACCGGACCGTGATTCGCCGCGATCCGGCCGGGTATCTCCTGGCCTTGAAACAGCAGCCGGGCGGCCCCATCTTCCTGTCGTGCGGCCCTGCGCTCCTGGCCGAACTGGCCGCCATGCCCGGGCTGATCGACGAATACCTGCTCGCGGTCCACCCCGCCGTGCTGAGTGAAGGCCCCCGCCTCTTCGACGGCCTCTCCCGCGACCTCGCGCTGCGGCTGCTGGGCGCGGAGGTGTTCGAGGCCGGGGCCGTCCTGCTGCACTACGGGGTGGAGGCAAGCTGA
- a CDS encoding LysR family transcriptional regulator — protein sequence MELRHLRHFVALAEEEHFGRAAERVFVVQQALSNSIRNLEDEVGVPLVLRTTRRVQLTPAGQEFLEGARATLAQAAQTVERARRAARGEVGRLTVGFVGGLAFGGLPEIVRSFRELYPNVSVDLRELTAQEQEAALRGGQIDVGLMLLPVRDPGLDSRALWRQPLVAALPAGHPLARKRRLRIGDLAGERFVFFPRHLRATYFDQVMRWCASAGFTPNVVQEAIEIPTLLSLVAAGLGVFLPIQFFERLSLPGVVYRPVDDAPLIDIVAVWRREEVGGGPIVRAFLTVAGEALGNQT from the coding sequence ATGGAACTCCGCCACCTCCGTCATTTCGTCGCCCTCGCCGAGGAGGAACACTTCGGGCGGGCGGCCGAGCGCGTCTTCGTGGTTCAGCAGGCGCTGTCGAACTCCATCCGCAATCTCGAGGACGAGGTCGGCGTACCCCTCGTGCTGCGAACCACCCGGCGGGTGCAACTGACCCCGGCGGGACAGGAGTTCCTGGAGGGGGCGCGCGCAACGCTGGCCCAGGCGGCGCAGACGGTTGAGCGGGCCCGGCGGGCGGCCCGGGGCGAGGTGGGGCGGCTGACGGTCGGTTTCGTGGGTGGCCTCGCCTTTGGGGGGCTGCCGGAAATCGTGCGGTCCTTCCGCGAGCTGTACCCCAACGTCTCTGTGGACCTGCGCGAACTCACCGCCCAGGAGCAGGAGGCGGCGCTGCGGGGCGGGCAGATTGACGTGGGCCTGATGCTCCTGCCCGTGCGTGACCCCGGACTGGACTCCCGGGCGCTGTGGCGCCAGCCCCTCGTCGCGGCCCTCCCCGCCGGGCATCCCCTGGCCCGCAAACGCAGGCTGAGAATTGGCGACCTTGCGGGCGAACGCTTCGTCTTCTTTCCCCGCCACCTGCGCGCCACCTACTTCGACCAGGTCATGCGCTGGTGCGCCTCCGCTGGCTTCACGCCCAACGTGGTGCAGGAGGCCATCGAGATTCCCACCCTGCTCTCGCTGGTGGCGGCCGGGCTGGGCGTCTTTCTCCCCATCCAGTTCTTCGAGCGACTGTCGCTGCCCGGTGTGGTGTACCGGCCTGTCGACGACGCGCCCCTCATCGACATCGTGGCGGTCTGGCGGCGTGAGGAGGTGGGCGGCGGCCCCATCGTGCGCGCCTTCCTGACGGTGGCGGGGGAGGCTTTAGGCAATCAGACCTAG